The genomic interval AACTTTTCCGACCCATATCCCAGTACCGGATGTTAATCTATGGGGCAATTCTGGTCATTATCATGGTTATTAGACCAGAAGGAATTATGGGACAGTATGAATTTGGACCGAATATGTTCAAGGCAATAAAAGGAAAACTTATAGGCAATCATTTTGCCAAAGAGAGCAGGAAACTATGATGACAGAAACATCTGATAGTATTATCCTGAGATTGGATCATCTCACTAAATATTTTGGAGGAGTTCCTGCTGTAAAGGAGGTCAGTTTTTCTATTCAGGAGGGAGCCTTAGTCGGGCTTATCGGTCCCAATGGTTCTGGCAAAACAACTATTTTTAACCTTATTACTGGAGTATATCCTCCGGATAACGGAAGTATTTATTATCAGGGTGAGGATATTACTTCTTTGAAAACCTATGAAATTATTGGTAGAAGAATAGCCAGAACTTTCCAGAATCTAAGACTTTTCCCCCATTCTACTGCTCTGGAGAATGTAATGGTGGCCATGCAGCAACATCATAGCTACTCCTTTGGAGAGGCGATAACACATTTAGGCAACTGGAAAAAGAAAGAAAGGGAAATTGAGTCGAAAAGTATAGATATTCTATCCAGAGTGGGATTGGTAGAGAGATCAGCTCAGAAAGCCAGAACACTTCCTTATGGAATGCAACGCAGACTGGAAATTGCCCGAGCTATAGCTCTGGAACCAAAATTTTTATTTCTGGATGAACCTGCTGCCGGGATGAATCCGGAAGAGGTTAATGACCTCAATGCTCTAATTATAGATATTCATAAGGAATTAAAATTTACCATACTGGTTATTGAGCATCATATGGATTTGGTTATGGAGATCTGCCCTCATATTATCTGTATGAATTTTGGCAATAAAATTGCCGAAGGAAATCCCCTTGAAATTCAAAGTCATCCCGAAGTTCTAAAGGCATATCTGGGTGAGGAGGAGGTTGAATGGTGATGACTAAGAATCCTATCCTGGAAATAAAAGACCTTCATGTAAGTTATGGTGCCATCAAAGCACTGAAGGGCATCTCTCTTTATATCGGAGAGGGAGAGATTGTCAGTGTAATCGGTTCAAACGGAGCGGGTAAATCAACACTCATGCAGACCATTATGGGGATGGTTCCCCGGGAAAGTGGTGAGATTTTGCTCAGAAATGAACCTCTGGCCAGAAGAAGTTACCAGGTAATAAACCAGGGTATAACCCTTACTCCTGAAGGAAGACAGGTCTTTGCCCCGCTTACTGTATATGAAAACCTGATGATGGGAGCCTTTTCCAGAAGTGACCGAGATAAGCTTAACCAAGATTTGAACTGGGTATTTTCTTTATTTCCCATATTGAAAGAGCGGCAACAGCAATATGCTGGAACCCTTTCGGGAGGAGAACAGCAGATGTTAGCCATTGCTCGGTCCCTGATGTCCAGACCAAAGGTCCTCCTGCTGGATGAACCATCTCTGGGATTGGCGCCAATCATTATTAAAAGTATTTTCAAAGAACTGAAAAGAATCAACTCTGAAGGAGTTACCATCTTTCTGGTAGAACAGAATGCCAGACAGGCGTTAAAACTTTCCAACAGAGGATATGTCCTTCAGACCGGTGAGATTATTCTTCAGGGCGATTCCCAAGATTTATTAGCTAATCCTGATGTCGAAGCAGCTTATCTGGGTACCTTACAAAAGAAGTCCTTATCCTGCGAATAACTAAGATATTTGATTATGATTTGCAAATTGAGTTATATAGATTGAATCTATAATTAAAAAGTATTATTATAGTTATAGTAAATCTGATAAATCAAGACAGTAAAATCCCTCATTTTATGCTGAAAT from Atribacterota bacterium carries:
- a CDS encoding ABC transporter ATP-binding protein — its product is MTETSDSIILRLDHLTKYFGGVPAVKEVSFSIQEGALVGLIGPNGSGKTTIFNLITGVYPPDNGSIYYQGEDITSLKTYEIIGRRIARTFQNLRLFPHSTALENVMVAMQQHHSYSFGEAITHLGNWKKKEREIESKSIDILSRVGLVERSAQKARTLPYGMQRRLEIARAIALEPKFLFLDEPAAGMNPEEVNDLNALIIDIHKELKFTILVIEHHMDLVMEICPHIICMNFGNKIAEGNPLEIQSHPEVLKAYLGEEEVEW
- a CDS encoding ABC transporter ATP-binding protein is translated as MVMTKNPILEIKDLHVSYGAIKALKGISLYIGEGEIVSVIGSNGAGKSTLMQTIMGMVPRESGEILLRNEPLARRSYQVINQGITLTPEGRQVFAPLTVYENLMMGAFSRSDRDKLNQDLNWVFSLFPILKERQQQYAGTLSGGEQQMLAIARSLMSRPKVLLLDEPSLGLAPIIIKSIFKELKRINSEGVTIFLVEQNARQALKLSNRGYVLQTGEIILQGDSQDLLANPDVEAAYLGTLQKKSLSCE